A region from the Candidatus Krumholzibacteriia bacterium genome encodes:
- a CDS encoding GTP-binding protein, translating into MARQKFERTKPHVNVGTIGHIDHGKTTLTSAITRVLAAKGLADYMP; encoded by the coding sequence ATGGCGCGTCAGAAGTTCGAGCGGACGAAGCCGCACGTGAACGTGGGGACGATTGGACACATCGACCACGGGAAGACGACGCTGACGTCGGCGATCACGCGGGTGCTGGCGGCGAAGGGATTGGCGGACTACATGCCGTT